A single region of the Garra rufa chromosome 6, GarRuf1.0, whole genome shotgun sequence genome encodes:
- the LOC141336785 gene encoding sialoadhesin-like, producing the protein MSVRMAPPLPLIFLLMIHRVSSADWGVSYSHSQICALKDSSVIMSCTYTYPTEHQIMKVYWTKNPVKGVEPPDLSEDPEYSQRLQYLGDKQQICTIRLSHVTQKDEQMYYFRFTTNVTNRNWLGHPGVILTVTDLQVESPERVTEGDSVRLTCKSSCTLTDRATFIWFRNSQPLTERRDTNNQLLLQSVRREDAGRYSCALHGHTYISPDVYVNVRYAPKSVSVSISPSGEIVEGDSVTLNCSSDSNPPAKLDWFKGRTSVGSGRIYNISKIRSDHSGEYKCKSRNKHGEKYSYIVSLNVMYPPKNVSVFITGSGEIVEGDSVTLICSSDSNPPALNFSWFKEDESSAVGSGQSFSALQSGRFYCEAHNQHGSQRSDTVTINAKGHLEKDGEKEKRQT; encoded by the exons ATGTCAGTCAGAAtggctcctcctcttcctctgatCTTCCTGCTCATGATTCACA GGGTTTCTAGTGCCGATTGGGGTGTGAGTTACAGTCATTCACAAATCTGTGCACTAAAGGACTCATCAGTGATAATGAGCTGCACTTATACATACCCTACTGAACATCAGATCATGAAAGTGTACTGGACCAAAAACCCTGTAAAGGGTGTAGAGCCTCCAGACCTGTCTGAGGACCCTGAATACAGTCAGAGGCTTCAGTATCTGGGAGATAAACAGCAGATCTGCACCATCAGACTGAGTCATGTGACACAGAAAGATGAACAGATGTACTATTTCAGATTCACCACTAATGTTACAAATAGAAATTGGCTTGGTCATCCAGGAGTGATTCTTACGGTCACAG aTCTTCAGGTGGAGTCTCCTGAGAGAGTGACAGAGGGAGATTCAGTCCGTCTGACATGTAAAAGCAGCTGCACTCTGACTGACAGAGCAACATTCATCTGGTTCAGAAACTCACAGCCATTAACTGAGAGAAGAGACACAAACAATCAACTCCTGCTGCAGTCAGTCAGAAGAGAGGATGCAGGCAGATATAGCTGTGCTCTACATGGACACACTTACATCTCTCCTGATGTTTATGTCAATGTCAGAT ATGCACCTAAAAGCGTTTCAGTGTCCATCAGTCCATCTGGTGAAAtagtggagggagattcagtgactctgaactgcagcagtgattcaaacccacctgcaAAACTCGACTGGTTTAAAGGACGAACATCTGTAGGATCTGGAAGAATCTACAACATCTCAAAGATCAGATCTGATCACAGTGGAGAATACAAGTGCAAGTCCAGAAATAAACATGGAGAGAAATACTCTTATATTGTATCTTTGAACGTCATGT aTCCTCCAAAGAATGTCTCAGTGTTCATAACTGGATCTGGTGAAATAGTGGAAggtgattcagtgactctgatctgcagcagtgattcaaacccacctgctCTGAACTTCAGCTGGTTTAAGGAGGATGAATCCTCAGCTGTTGGatctggacagagtttcagtgcaCTACAGAGTGGACGCTTCTACTGTGAGGCTCACAATCAACATGGATCTCAGAGATCAGACACTGTTACTATAAATGCTAAAG GACATCTG GAGAAGGAtggtgaaaaagaaaaaagacaaactTGA